The Puniceicoccaceae bacterium DNA segment GGGTTCCGGCAGCATCATCAATCTCGGTTCGGCAAGCGGACTGATGCCGCTGTCCCGCGTGTTCACCTACTCCGCATCCAAGGCAGCAGTGCACAATCTCAGCAAAAATCTGGCGCGGGAATGGGCTGCCACCGGAGTGCGCGTCAATGTGCTCGTTCCCGGGTTTTTCCCTGCCGAGCAAAACCGCAAGGTGCTCACTCCCGAACGCGTTGAGCAGATCATGGGACACACCCCCATGAAACGCTTTGGAAAAGCTGCAGAACTGATCGGCGCAACCCTGCTGCTCGCCAGCGACAAGGCGGGTAGTTTTATCACCGGTCACGAACTGGTCGTCGACGGCGGTTTTAATGCCATGACCATCTAAACCCACCCCAACGCCATCACGCTGACTAATCCACTTGATTCATCCGACCACTTTCCGCATTGATTACTGACGCGGGCACGAAGGCACCGCGCACAACCACACAATCACAACATGACTGAAGGAACATCAGAAATCGGTCTCATCGGACTCGCCGTTATGGGACAAAATCTGGCTTTGAACATTGCCGACCACGGCTTCCGGATCTCGGTCTACAACCGCACCGCATCCAAGACCAAGGCATTTCTCGCTGACAACACCTATCTCGGCGATACGCTTGTCGGTTTTGAAGATCTCGGTGAATTTGTCGCCTCACTGAAAACGCCACGCAAAGTCGTGATCATGGTGCAGGCTGGTGCCGGGACAGACGCCGTCATTGAACAGCTTACCCAGGTGCTCGACAAGGGAGACATCATCATCGACGGCGGAAACTCCAAATGGACAGACACCATCCGGCGTGAAAAGGAACTCAGTGACAAGGGCTTTCATTTTGTCGGAAGTGGTGTTTCCGGAGGTGAAGAAGGCGCACGTTTTGGTCCGTCCCTCATGCCCGGTGGCACTCGCACCGCATGGGAATCACTCGAACCCATCTGGAACGCCATCGCCGCAAAGGTGGATGATACCGGACACGAAATTCGCGGAGCCACTCCGGGCAATCCCGTCAAGGGCGGCACTCCCTGCTCTGCCTACATCGGCGAAAATGGAGCCGGCCACTATGTGAAAATGGTGCACAATGGCATCGAATACGGCGACATGCAGATGATCTGCGAAGCCTACGATATGATGCGGAACCTGCTCGGCATGAAGCCTTCCGAAATGGCTGATGTGTTCAAGCGCTGGAATGAAGGGGTGCTCAATAGTTATCTGATTGAAATCACTGCCGAGGTACTGGGTCAAAGCGATCCGGAAACCGGTGCGCCGCTCGTCGATGTCATCCTTGACGCTGCTGGACAGAAGGGCACTGGAAAATGGACGAGCGTGAGTGCGCTGGATATGGGCGTTCCCGCTGCAACCATCGCAGAAGCCGTGTTTGCGCGCTGCATCAGTGCAATCAAGGAGGAACGCGTGAGCGCTTCGCGCGAACTGCAGGGTCCCGAACATCCCAAAGGACTGAACCGCGATGTTTGGCTGGAAGCGATTCACGATGCGCTCTACTGCGCCAAGATCTGCTCCTATGCGCAGGGTTTTCAATTGATGAAGGCAGCCGAAGCAGAATATGGCTGGACACTCAACTTTGGAGAAATCGCCATGATCTGGCGTGGTGGGTGCATCATTCGCGCGAGCTTTCTCCAAAAAATCAAGGAAGCCTATGACCGCAATCCCGGTCTGAAAAATCTGCTGCTCGATCCCTTCTTCAAGGATGAGATCTCAAGAGCACAGGACCACTGGCGCAAGGTCGTGGTCGCATCGGCGCAATACGGGGTTCCAGCACCGTGCTTTTCAAGTGCCCTGGCCTATTTTGACAGCTATCGCACCGCCAATTTGCCACAAAACCTGCTCCAGGGACAGCGCGACTTCTTCGGCGCCCATACCTATGAGCGCACGGACAAGGAACGGGGACTCAAGTTTCACATCGACTGGCCCAAGCCCAATCGTCCGCAACTGAATGCCTGACTCCAGAATTCACAACAGGCCTCCGGTCACCGGAGGCCTCTTTCCCTTATCATCCCAAAAGCACCTCTTTAACCGCACAAGTCACCGACCCTCCGAAATCATTCCACTTTTCACTGAATCCCAAAATCCAACATTCCATGTCCCTCTTTGACCAAACCAACAATCCGCTCATTATGCCGGTCATCGTAATCAATGATGCCGAGCGAGCCATCCCACTTGCGGAAGCCCTGCTGGAAGGCGGACTCAACTGGATCGAAATCACGCTGCGCACGGAAGCGGCTCTGGAATCCATCCGCCGCATCGCCAAAGCACTCCCCGAAATGCGGGTCGGCGCCGGAACTGTGATCACCGAAGCCCTTGCCCAACAAGCCATCGATGCGGGTGCAACCTTTGGTCTGGCTCCAGGATTCAGCCGCAAAATCCTTCGGGTGTTCAAAATGAACGATGTCCCCTTCATTCCCGGGGTCTGCACTCCAAGCGAAATCACCACCGCCTTTGAACACGGCTATCGCAGGCTGAAATTCTTCCCCGCCGAACCTGCGGGAGGTGCCAGCTACCTCAAGGCAGCCAACGCTCCCTTCCAGTCTTACGGCATTCAGTTTTGCCCGACGGGAGGACTGAATCTGAAGAACATGGCCGACTACCTTGCCCTGCCAGAGGTCTTCACCATCGGGGGTTCCTGGCTCGCTACTGGTTCACAAATCAACAACGGTGAGTGGAAGCTCATCACCGAGCAAACCCGTCAGGCACTCGCCAAGGCCAACGAAATCCGCAGCTAACTTCATCTGTTTTCTACCCCTTTTCCCTTTTGCATCAGAACCCAAATGAACAGGATCGGACGGCTCACTCCATCGATTGAGTGAGTCGTCCGAACTCCACTGAGTCTACCTGCTCACGTCACCACCACACCCCAAAATTCCATGACTGCCTTCATTCACGATCACTTTCTGCTCCACACCGAAACTGCCCGTGAACTCTATCACAGCTACGCGGCCAACGAACCCATCTTCGACTATCACTGTCACCTTTCGCCAAAAGATCTTGCCGAAAACCGTCGCTTCTCCAACCTCTACGAAATCTGGCTGGCCGGAGATCATTACAAGTGGCGCGCCATGCGCCTGAACGGCATTGATGAGCAATACTGCACGGGTGATGCCGACCCTTACGAAAAATTTCTGGCATTTGCAAAAACCGTTCCCTACACGCTGCGCAACCCACTCTACCACTGGACTCACCTCGAGCTGGCTCGGTATTTCGGAATTCACGAGTTGCTCGATGCAGACACCGCTCCGTCCATCTGGGAACGTGCGAACGCTCAGCTACAGGGCGACGATCTCACAACCTGGGGCATCTTGAAGCGCATGAATGTGGCTTTTATCGGAACCACGGATGATCCGACCGATTCGCTCAACGATCACGCAACACTGCAACGCAGCGACTGTCCGGCAACCGTTGCCCCCACTTTTCGTCCCGACAAGGCACTGGGCATCGACCATACTGTTACGTGGAATGCATGGGTTGACCAGCTGCAGTCCGTTACGGGTGACTCCATCGATTGCCTCAACGACCTCAAGTCCGCCCTGCTGCAGCGCATGGACTTTTTTGACGCCATGGGCTGCCGCGCATCCGACCATGGACTGAGCCACTGCCCGACCCACATCGCCGCAGATTCCGAAGCCGAACGTATCTTTCTTCACGCCCGCGAGGGTCAAACTCCAAATCCACAGGCAGCCGAAGGTTTTGCCGGTAACCTGCTCGCCTTTCTCGGCGAGGGCTACGCCGAGCGCAACTGGGTCATGCAGCTGCACCTGGGTGCCGCCCGCAACAACAATGCCCACCTCTTCCAAACCCTTGGCGCCGACATCGGTTGCGATTCCATCAACGACGAAAGCCAGATTACCGGGCTGACCTGCCTTCTCGGCGAGCTTTCCCTACGTGAAAAACTACCCCACACGATTCTTTACAATCTCAACCCCGCCCAAAACTACCCCTTTGCAACCATGTGCGGAAACTTCTTCGAGGCGGGGGTCAAACACAAAATCCAGTTTGGCAGTGGTTGGTGGTTCCTGGATCAGTGGGAAGGCATGACATGGCAGCTCAATGCGCTTTCCAGCTTGGGTCTGCTCGCTCACTTCGTGGGCATGCTGACCGATTCGCGCAGCCTCATGAGCTATCCACGCCACGAGTATTTCCGCCGACTGCTCTGCAGCTTGCTCGGTGAAGACATCGAAAAGGGTATCATCCCGGGCCAGATGGAGCATGTTGGCTCCATCGTGCGCAACATTGCCTATCGCAACGCCCAATCGTTTTTCAAATGACCCCGCCCCGACAACGTCTCGTTCAACCCCTGTTCTCATGAAAAAACCCACATCCTACTTCATTCTCGGCATCGCCATCGGCTGCATCATAAGCAGTCTGTTTTTTGCCGCGCTCTCCCGAAACTTTCATACCGGAGAGGCGGGTGCACGCTCAGTACAACAGCTCAAACTCGGCCATGCGCTGCCCACAACTCACCCGGTTCACGCTGGCATCGAGTTCATGGCAGAACGCCTCAAGGAACTGTCGGGAGGAGCCATGGAAATTATCATTTTCCCATCCGAACAGATGGGCGATGAAACCAAATGCATCGAACAGGTGCAAATGGGCACACTCGCGATGACCAAGACCAGTTCTGCCCCGATGGGAAACTTTGTCGAGGTGCTGAAGGTCTTCAGCCTACCCTACCTTTTTCGCGACGCCGACCACTACTGGACTGTGCTCGAAGGTCCCATCGGTAAAGAAATGCTGCAGCGGCTTGCCACCCGGGATGACGGTCGGCCCAGCGGTTTCATTGGTCTCGGATATTTCGATTCAGGCAGCCGGAATTTCTACTCCACTTCTCCCATCTACTCTCCGCAGGACATGCGCGGGAAAAAATACCGCGTCATGCGGGACCCAGTTGCCATGGACATGGTTCAGGCCATGGGTGGCTCCCCCACTCCCATTCCCTGGGGTGAACTCTATACCGCGCTCAAACAGGGAGTAGTCGACGGTGCGGAAAACAACCCACCGAGCATCATCTCGTCCCGTCACAGCGAAATCTGCAAGTATCTCACGCTCGATGCCCACTCGCGCATTCCGGATATTGTGATCATCAGTGAAAAAATCTGGGGCCGACTCTCACCACAGGAACAGGTGTGGCTGGAACAGGCCATGCAGGAGGCCACCGTCTTTCAGCGCGATCTCTGGGCAAAATCCACACAGGAGGCTCTGGAACAAATGCAGCGCGAAGACAGGGTCGAAATTCTTGAGGTTGATCTTGCGCCTTTCCGCCAGGCGGTACAACCCGTGATCGACAAGTATGCCACGGGTGACATCCGTGACATCTATGATCGCATCCAGGATGTGCAATAATGGTAACCCCCAAAGGAACATCCATCATGCAAACGATCACCCAGTTGCTGCACCGCATTCTCGCAGGGCTTTCCATCTCCATTTTTGTTCTGCTGATCGTTGACGTCGTGCTCGGCGTCAGCTCGCGCTATCTCTTTGGCGGTCAAATCCGCTGGACCGAAGAACTCGCAACCTTCCTGCTCGTCTGGCTGGTTTTCTGTGGCTCGGCCATCGCCTACCACGACCGGGCACACCTCGGCATTGACCTGCTGGTGAACAGTTTCGATCCGGATGTGCGCAGGCTCGCCACCATTCTGGGGCACATTCTGGTATTTGCATTTGTGGCTTTGGTCATGGTCTGGGGTGGCAGCTCATTGACAATGGAGCGTCTCGATTCCGACCAGATGATGTCCACACTGGGTATCCAGAAAGCGTGGCTCTATCTCTCGATTCCGCTCAACGGAACCTTCATTCTCTGGTTCAACCTGAGCATGGTGATCGCCATTCTTACCGGTAACGATCAAGCCGCTGGAGAGGAGGTGCAGGCATGAGTGTCGCCATTGTCATTCTCATCGTACTGTTTGTCGTACTCTTGTGCATCAACGTTCCCATTGCCATTGTGCTGGCTGCCGTCACGGCCGTATCAGCATGGGCACTGGGATACGAACAGGTGCTGGTCACCATTGCCGCTGATATGGCATCGGGACCCGAAAGTTTCACCTTGCTCGCCATTCCGTTTTTTATCCTCGCGGGCGAATTCCTTGGCGCGGGTGGACAGGCACGGCGCCTGATCGATTTTGCAAGCGCACTGGTTGGACGCTTTCCGGGGGGACTGGCCTGGGTGAACACGCTCACCTGCATGCTCTTTGGCGCCATTTCCGGCTCCGCCGCCGCCGCCGTCTCCTCTATCGGGGGGACCTTGATTCCGGAAATGAACCGCAAGGGCTACAATCGCGACTTCAACATCGCACTCACGACAACATCCGCAACAACCGGGCTGCTCATTCCACCGAGCAATGTCATGATCGTGTATGCGGTGTCCATGGGCAATGTCTCCATCGCCAAACTCTTCCTCGCAGGCATCATGCCCGGAGTGTTGGTGGGCCTCATGATCATGATCCTCTGCTATTTCATCAGCTTGAAGCAGGGTATTGGTGGCATGGACAAGAGCGAAAAGGGAATCCTGCGCACGGGATTCGATGCCTTTCCCAGTCTGCTTCTCGTCGTGGTCGTGCTCGGCGGCATTCTCGGAGGCATTTTCACTCCGACCGAAGCTTCTGCCATCGCCGTGCTCTGGGCATTTCTGCTCGCAGTGATCGTCTATCGTGAAATCAAGTGGGTCGACCTTCATCACATCCTCTACCGTGCGCTGCGCACGACGGCGGTTGTGCTGCTGCTGGTTGCCGCAAGCCGGGCCATGAGCCAGTTCTTGACCGCAGAACAGATTCCCCAACACTTCAGCGCCTTCCTGATGGGGATCAGCGACAATCCGATCATCATCCTGCTGACCATCAACCTGCTCCTGCTCGCAGTCGGCATCTTCATGGACATGACACCGGCAGTCCTGATCTTCACGCCGATTCTGGCTCCCGTCAGCGCGTCACTGGGCATCGACCCAGTGCATTTTGGAATCATCATG contains these protein-coding regions:
- the gndA gene encoding NADP-dependent phosphogluconate dehydrogenase; protein product: MTEGTSEIGLIGLAVMGQNLALNIADHGFRISVYNRTASKTKAFLADNTYLGDTLVGFEDLGEFVASLKTPRKVVIMVQAGAGTDAVIEQLTQVLDKGDIIIDGGNSKWTDTIRREKELSDKGFHFVGSGVSGGEEGARFGPSLMPGGTRTAWESLEPIWNAIAAKVDDTGHEIRGATPGNPVKGGTPCSAYIGENGAGHYVKMVHNGIEYGDMQMICEAYDMMRNLLGMKPSEMADVFKRWNEGVLNSYLIEITAEVLGQSDPETGAPLVDVILDAAGQKGTGKWTSVSALDMGVPAATIAEAVFARCISAIKEERVSASRELQGPEHPKGLNRDVWLEAIHDALYCAKICSYAQGFQLMKAAEAEYGWTLNFGEIAMIWRGGCIIRASFLQKIKEAYDRNPGLKNLLLDPFFKDEISRAQDHWRKVVVASAQYGVPAPCFSSALAYFDSYRTANLPQNLLQGQRDFFGAHTYERTDKERGLKFHIDWPKPNRPQLNA
- the eda gene encoding bifunctional 4-hydroxy-2-oxoglutarate aldolase/2-dehydro-3-deoxy-phosphogluconate aldolase; the encoded protein is MSLFDQTNNPLIMPVIVINDAERAIPLAEALLEGGLNWIEITLRTEAALESIRRIAKALPEMRVGAGTVITEALAQQAIDAGATFGLAPGFSRKILRVFKMNDVPFIPGVCTPSEITTAFEHGYRRLKFFPAEPAGGASYLKAANAPFQSYGIQFCPTGGLNLKNMADYLALPEVFTIGGSWLATGSQINNGEWKLITEQTRQALAKANEIRS
- the uxaC gene encoding glucuronate isomerase, whose protein sequence is MTAFIHDHFLLHTETARELYHSYAANEPIFDYHCHLSPKDLAENRRFSNLYEIWLAGDHYKWRAMRLNGIDEQYCTGDADPYEKFLAFAKTVPYTLRNPLYHWTHLELARYFGIHELLDADTAPSIWERANAQLQGDDLTTWGILKRMNVAFIGTTDDPTDSLNDHATLQRSDCPATVAPTFRPDKALGIDHTVTWNAWVDQLQSVTGDSIDCLNDLKSALLQRMDFFDAMGCRASDHGLSHCPTHIAADSEAERIFLHAREGQTPNPQAAEGFAGNLLAFLGEGYAERNWVMQLHLGAARNNNAHLFQTLGADIGCDSINDESQITGLTCLLGELSLREKLPHTILYNLNPAQNYPFATMCGNFFEAGVKHKIQFGSGWWFLDQWEGMTWQLNALSSLGLLAHFVGMLTDSRSLMSYPRHEYFRRLLCSLLGEDIEKGIIPGQMEHVGSIVRNIAYRNAQSFFK
- a CDS encoding TRAP transporter substrate-binding protein; this encodes MKKPTSYFILGIAIGCIISSLFFAALSRNFHTGEAGARSVQQLKLGHALPTTHPVHAGIEFMAERLKELSGGAMEIIIFPSEQMGDETKCIEQVQMGTLAMTKTSSAPMGNFVEVLKVFSLPYLFRDADHYWTVLEGPIGKEMLQRLATRDDGRPSGFIGLGYFDSGSRNFYSTSPIYSPQDMRGKKYRVMRDPVAMDMVQAMGGSPTPIPWGELYTALKQGVVDGAENNPPSIISSRHSEICKYLTLDAHSRIPDIVIISEKIWGRLSPQEQVWLEQAMQEATVFQRDLWAKSTQEALEQMQREDRVEILEVDLAPFRQAVQPVIDKYATGDIRDIYDRIQDVQ
- a CDS encoding TRAP transporter small permease; translation: MQTITQLLHRILAGLSISIFVLLIVDVVLGVSSRYLFGGQIRWTEELATFLLVWLVFCGSAIAYHDRAHLGIDLLVNSFDPDVRRLATILGHILVFAFVALVMVWGGSSLTMERLDSDQMMSTLGIQKAWLYLSIPLNGTFILWFNLSMVIAILTGNDQAAGEEVQA
- a CDS encoding TRAP transporter large permease; its protein translation is MSVAIVILIVLFVVLLCINVPIAIVLAAVTAVSAWALGYEQVLVTIAADMASGPESFTLLAIPFFILAGEFLGAGGQARRLIDFASALVGRFPGGLAWVNTLTCMLFGAISGSAAAAVSSIGGTLIPEMNRKGYNRDFNIALTTTSATTGLLIPPSNVMIVYAVSMGNVSIAKLFLAGIMPGVLVGLMIMILCYFISLKQGIGGMDKSEKGILRTGFDAFPSLLLVVVVLGGILGGIFTPTEASAIAVLWAFLLAVIVYREIKWVDLHHILYRALRTTAVVLLLVAASRAMSQFLTAEQIPQHFSAFLMGISDNPIIILLTINLLLLAVGIFMDMTPAVLIFTPILAPVSASLGIDPVHFGIIMITNLCIGLCTPPVGTCLFVGCSVGKGDIARVSRAMIPFYIAMIVALMLISYIPAISMWLPSLLG